The segment GGCGACGCGCCGAAAGCCGAAGCGGGCAAGGAAACCAAACCGGAAGCGAAAAAAGAAGAACCGAAGAAATAATGAACAAAGTAGAACTTGCCCAACGCATCAAAGCGGCCGCTTTTTTGGAAGGCGATTTTACTCTGCGTTCCGGCAAACACAGCAAATATTATGTCGACAAATATCTTTTCGGCACCAAGCCTGAGATTTTAAAACCGCTCGCCGCGGAGCTGGCCAAAATTCTGCCGCCGCTGGAAAGTTTTGACCGGCTGGCCGGGCCGGAATTGGGCGCGGTCACGATCACCAGTGTGCTGGCCTGCGAGATCAACAAACCGTTTGTGCTGGTGCGCAAGGCCGCCAAAGGCTACGGCACGGATAAAATATTTGAGGGCGAGCTAAATAAAGGCGAGCGCGTTGTTTTAATCGAGGATATTTTGACCACGGCCGGAGCGGCGCTTTCCGCGGCCGAGCGGCTGCGGGATTACGGCGTGGAGATAGTTAAGATCATCGGCGTGGTTGACCGCGAGGAAGGCGCCGCGGAAAACATCGCCCAGGCCGGTTTTCAAATGGACGCGCTGCTTAAAAAGTCGGACTTGGGGATCTAACGCTTCAATTCAAAATCATAACTATCCTACACCGCGCCGTCGGGTATTTACCTGGCGCCTACGCATAGCATTTACGGATAAAAATCAGCGCATAAGACTGCGGCTCAATATTGAGTTTGATTCCGGTGGTGGTGTTTTCGTCTGTCGTGCCGCTAACAGGATGATTATGGCTGCCAGCTGACAGCATATAAGTGTGATACACCGGAGTGCACGTACTAACATTTATCCCATAAGTATTACCTCCAGCGATCGGGTTCATGACCATAGGGTGTGTATGCTCACCAGCTTCAT is part of the Candidatus Margulisiibacteriota bacterium genome and harbors:
- the pyrE gene encoding orotate phosphoribosyltransferase, with the protein product MNKVELAQRIKAAAFLEGDFTLRSGKHSKYYVDKYLFGTKPEILKPLAAELAKILPPLESFDRLAGPELGAVTITSVLACEINKPFVLVRKAAKGYGTDKIFEGELNKGERVVLIEDILTTAGAALSAAERLRDYGVEIVKIIGVVDREEGAAENIAQAGFQMDALLKKSDLGI